From a region of the Fervidicoccaceae archaeon genome:
- a CDS encoding DedA family protein has product MVNYSTELILRIGYIGIFILMTLESALIPIPSEIVMTFSGFLVWRGQLNLVLVILAGTLGNLLGAFILYKIGSGPGLSFVEKYGKYFLISEKDIERARNLFIRYGNMIVFSGRMMPAVRTVVSLPAGIAKMKILPFLLLTLVGSIPWNAILTYLGYLLGENWVIVENYARTIDYAAIIIIILLIAGYFIYIKRE; this is encoded by the coding sequence GTGGTAAATTACTCAACTGAGCTAATATTGAGGATAGGATACATAGGAATTTTTATTCTGATGACGCTTGAGAGTGCTCTAATCCCAATTCCCAGCGAGATCGTTATGACCTTTTCTGGTTTTCTGGTCTGGAGAGGTCAATTGAATTTAGTGCTAGTAATATTGGCTGGAACCCTCGGCAATCTTCTAGGAGCTTTTATCCTTTACAAAATTGGAAGTGGGCCTGGACTTTCCTTCGTAGAGAAATATGGCAAGTATTTCTTGATAAGCGAAAAGGACATCGAGAGGGCGAGAAATCTCTTCATCAGGTATGGGAACATGATAGTGTTTTCCGGAAGAATGATGCCAGCAGTTAGAACTGTTGTCTCACTTCCTGCAGGAATTGCGAAAATGAAAATTCTTCCTTTTCTGTTGCTAACTCTGGTTGGTTCAATTCCCTGGAACGCTATACTTACATATTTAGGCTATTTACTTGGAGAAAATTGGGTTATTGTTGAGAATTATGCAAGAACAATTGATTATGCTGCTATTATTATCATCATTTTATTAATTGCCGGCTATTTTATTTATATAAAGAGAGAATAA
- a CDS encoding MATE family efflux transporter codes for MKESKEKEILRGNIDRILLSMAIPLMIADLSQVLYNVADTLWLSWLGPAQVAAPTVSWPPIYVLLSFGNGVISVGYANISKAWGRGDFEEGKKRAGALLTFSFLFSLLVSGISLAFSNDILRAMGVPQDVFSFASIYFRIMLITTPLAYITIAFSVITSSVGDAYISMRVSLLSSILNVVLDPFLIFGLLGFPKLGVEGAALATLIANATSAGYSLFFLFNKYEKMHLSLSHLKLSYEWFKEAIKIGFPLGIHRSSNSLGQTVLVSFISIYGSGALAAYGISMRLIDLVQTYTSGMGKSTAVVVGMNWGSGNRERVHKASISSIKLMFITLMILGAFLGIFSKELIEIFSKDMEVISLGSSLLLYSAFSLPFFGIFYSTYGISNGIGNTYFFGILSILRTWVFRIGIIAILIAIYSIPINVIWMILALSNVLSGILGLMWVKKQLQNK; via the coding sequence TTGAAAGAATCAAAGGAAAAGGAAATCCTGAGAGGAAACATTGATAGAATTCTCCTATCCATGGCAATTCCTCTAATGATTGCCGATCTCTCTCAAGTTCTATATAATGTTGCCGACACTCTCTGGCTAAGCTGGTTGGGTCCAGCACAGGTCGCTGCCCCGACTGTATCATGGCCTCCAATCTATGTGCTTCTCTCTTTTGGAAATGGGGTTATCTCAGTGGGCTATGCGAATATATCAAAGGCTTGGGGAAGGGGGGATTTTGAGGAGGGAAAGAAAAGAGCAGGAGCTCTCTTAACTTTTTCATTCCTCTTCTCTCTGCTAGTGTCAGGCATCTCTCTCGCTTTTAGCAATGATATCCTGAGAGCCATGGGAGTTCCCCAAGACGTCTTTTCCTTTGCCTCAATTTATTTCCGAATAATGCTCATTACCACACCTCTAGCCTATATAACAATAGCCTTCTCAGTTATCACCTCATCAGTTGGAGATGCGTATATATCAATGAGAGTTTCCCTTCTCTCTTCCATCTTGAATGTTGTTCTCGATCCTTTCCTCATATTTGGATTGCTTGGCTTTCCAAAACTAGGTGTTGAGGGAGCAGCCCTAGCCACACTTATAGCAAATGCAACAAGCGCAGGATATAGCCTATTTTTTCTATTTAATAAATACGAAAAAATGCATCTTTCTCTATCACATTTGAAATTGTCCTATGAGTGGTTCAAAGAAGCTATAAAGATTGGCTTTCCACTGGGAATTCACAGATCCTCCAATTCGCTCGGTCAAACTGTGCTTGTATCCTTTATCTCGATTTATGGCTCAGGGGCTCTTGCCGCTTATGGCATCAGCATGAGGCTAATAGATCTCGTACAAACCTATACTTCTGGAATGGGTAAATCAACAGCAGTAGTGGTTGGAATGAACTGGGGGAGTGGAAACAGGGAAAGAGTCCACAAGGCATCAATCTCCTCGATCAAGCTAATGTTTATTACACTTATGATTTTAGGGGCATTTCTGGGAATTTTTAGTAAAGAGCTAATAGAAATTTTCTCCAAAGATATGGAAGTGATTTCTCTAGGATCTTCTCTCCTTCTCTATTCAGCATTTTCTCTTCCTTTCTTCGGCATTTTCTATTCAACTTATGGAATCTCCAATGGAATTGGTAATACCTATTTCTTCGGCATTCTCTCCATCCTAAGAACATGGGTATTCAGAATCGGCATTATTGCTATACTAATTGCTATATATAGCATTCCTATTAATGTTATATGGATGATATTAGCATTAAGCAATGTTCTTTCTGGCATACTAGGACTGATGTGGGTTAAAAAGCAGCTCCAAAATAAATAG